The genomic interval TGTTCACATTGTTCAGGCAGCGTCCTTTTCACAATGATCATGAAGCAGAGCTCGCCGCGGAGAATTCGCTGCACTACACTccgcccttctccttcataTTTCTTCCGATTTTCGCCAAAAATCACAACAACCATCAACAGGTCACCCCAGTTCCATGAACCAGTAAACCTCTCTCTTGTTGTATCTTCACACTCAGCGACTGACATTTCTCGCATAGTTTCACAACTTACATTGTGTGAACAAGAGCCATGGCCGCTCGCCACGACTATCTCGCCTACAAGCACGACACCAGCTTGCTTCTTCGCTGGATGATACAGacctccaacaacatcatcaaagCACGCAAGGCTGAAATTGCCGAACTCCAGTCGCACGAACTCAACAAGAGGGGTCAAATTAGGGTCGATGGGATCGTCCCGTTGTGCGGACTCATTGCCAAGCATGTCACCAACGTCTCACCATCAATTTACCGACTCTTTCAGTCCATAATTGATGCCCGGACCGCCAGTTATTCAAGGTCCCAGAGGGTCGCGATCCAAATTCAAGACAAAAATGTTGAGGAATGCAATTCTACCTACAAGTTCTTCATTGGCACCCTCGTAGCGGTCTTGGAGGCTCTCGGGAGTACGCCTTCGAAGGCGGGGGCAAGCCAGAATGCGGATCATGGTGCTTCATCAGTTAGTAAAGAGGACGCCAAGCAGCTCATCTCCGCCAATAGATTTGTCCCTCTCCAGAATGGCGAGATAGATGGGTCTAGCGACAAGGAGGTCCCACAACAGTCATCGACGACCCAACCACGAAACAAGCCCGTCCTGGTAGAgcaaagaagagcaagaaagGCAAGAATCACAACCACAAACGCCCAGAGCCTTCCATCTCAGAAGAAGATCCCGTCAATCTTTCACTGGAAGATTACAAGCTCATTGAAGAAAAAGATTCGGGATGGGGGTACATGTGGGCTGTATCCGATTTGGCCCGAAACTGGATACAGCTTCGCCGCTCTCTTCAAGAGGTTTGGCGAGATGTCGCatacaaccacctcaacattGCTATTGGCGGCACGCTCTCCAACTCCGCCATTGCCATGATCCAACGACGTTCAAGAGCGATATTTGTCAATTTCCCCGACCATGATTCATATGGCAGCATCATGAACGTAGTCACCTGGGGGTTGCCTTATGAATTGCAAGGCAAAATGTTATCACACTTGTGGTCGTTGCCCCAATTCCGACCAGACAACTTTACGCCTTCCAAAGAGATATGTGTTGATGCCAAAGAGCAGTTGATGGCCTATTCCTACAACTATCTCGTCGAATTCATCACTGATCCAACACACTCGCTCTGGCAAGCCAACCAAGCGCATGCTCGCGGAACTCGACAGCGGGGaccccaacctcagcctccaGACGGCGACAAAAGAGGAGTGCCTGCTGTGGCGAAGGAGCTACACGATCAATTGGCTGTATGAGATGGTAAATACGGTTTCAATGTCACATCCTCAACACCGAAAGGTCCTTGGGCTTCAGGAGTTCTCAGCCTTCGTCACCCTCGCTATGCAAAACCCAGGAACCCACTTCCGCCACAAGATCCTCCCTCATCATGTGTTTCAGCTGCAGCTGATCATGGACTCCATGCCATATCCTGAGCATGGGCCCAAAGTTTTCTTGGAGGGGATACGCTAGCACCACCAGCGGACTCATTCGATCCTCAACATGTCATCAAGGACGAGTTCCTGAATACTAAGCGTTACGGGACGCACGGTTCCACGATATGATGCAGATATGGAATATAGAAAGCCCTGAGGAAAGGCAAGCATCTGATCCCAAGTTCCAA from Podospora pseudoanserina strain CBS 124.78 chromosome 6, whole genome shotgun sequence carries:
- a CDS encoding hypothetical protein (EggNog:ENOG503NVKW), translated to MAARHDYLAYKHDTSLLLRWMIQTSNNIIKARKAEIAELQSHELNKRGQIRVDGIVPLCGLIAKHVTNVSPSIYRLFQSIIDARTASYSRSQRVAIQIQDKNVEECNSTYKFFIGTLVAVLEALGSTPSKAGASQNADHGASSVSKEDAKQLISANRFVPLQNGEIDGSSDKEVPQQSSTTQPRNKPVLPSISEEDPVNLSLEDYKLIEEKDSGWGYMWAVSDLARNWIQLRRSLQEVWRDVAYNHLNIAIGGTLSNSAIAMIQRRSRAIFVNFPDHDSYGSIMNVVTWGLPYELQGKMLSHLWSLPQFRPDNFTPSKEICVDAKEQLMAYSYNYLVEFITDPTHSLWQANQAHARGTRQRGPQPQPPDGDKRGVPAVAKELHDQLAV